In Streptomyces sp. NBC_01717, one DNA window encodes the following:
- a CDS encoding alpha-amylase family glycosyl hydrolase: protein MMSPRPATEWLADAILYQIYPQSFADSNGDGIGDFAGIEARLDHLAWLGVNTVWFNPCFASPFLDAGYDVSDYLTVAPRYGTNDDLARLTDAAARRGIRVLLDLVAGHTSDQHPWFTASADDPSDDRYIWADPTDPAALPDGFVASPGTRPGYYLPNFFESQPALNFGYARMNEAEPWRLPVDAEGPRANRQALREIMDHWLTLGLSGFRVDMAASLVKDDPGQAQSAAVWRELRSWLDGKHPQAALLSEWGDPATSVPAGFHADFFLQFGPKDDGLALRSLWNNFEGTVSEQWEPQAPYFDAEGKGSPRTFLADWRDATDAVGDAGFISLPTANHDFSRLACGPRTAEQLPAAFVFQLTWPTLPAIYYGDEIGMRYVPGLPGHEGSRLGPRYNRAGSRTPMQWDDSPNAGFSTAPADRLYLPVDPDPGRPTVAAQRADDGSLLHLVRRLIALRKDIRELGAVGSTEILHADYPLVYIRGGRYLVVVNPRRDAAETAAPAGGAAPLEAHGVTVAGDRIRAEGFGYGIFEL, encoded by the coding sequence ATGATGTCCCCCCGCCCCGCCACCGAATGGCTCGCCGACGCCATCCTGTACCAGATCTATCCGCAGAGCTTCGCCGACTCCAACGGCGACGGCATCGGAGACTTCGCCGGAATCGAGGCCAGGCTGGACCATCTCGCCTGGCTGGGCGTCAACACCGTCTGGTTCAACCCGTGCTTCGCCTCGCCGTTCCTCGACGCGGGCTACGACGTCAGCGACTACCTCACCGTCGCGCCGCGCTACGGCACCAACGACGACCTCGCCCGGCTCACCGATGCCGCGGCGCGCCGTGGCATCCGCGTACTGCTCGACCTGGTCGCAGGCCACACCTCGGACCAGCACCCCTGGTTCACCGCTTCGGCCGACGACCCGTCCGACGACCGCTACATCTGGGCCGACCCGACGGACCCTGCCGCACTGCCGGACGGATTCGTGGCCTCGCCGGGTACCCGGCCCGGCTACTACCTGCCGAACTTCTTCGAATCCCAGCCCGCCCTCAACTTCGGCTACGCCCGCATGAACGAGGCGGAACCCTGGCGCCTGCCCGTCGACGCCGAGGGGCCGCGCGCCAACCGCCAGGCTCTGCGCGAGATCATGGACCACTGGCTGACCCTCGGCCTGTCCGGATTCCGCGTCGACATGGCGGCCTCCCTCGTCAAGGACGACCCCGGCCAGGCACAGTCCGCCGCGGTCTGGCGGGAACTTCGCAGCTGGCTCGATGGCAAGCACCCGCAGGCGGCGCTGCTCTCCGAATGGGGGGACCCCGCAACGTCCGTCCCGGCCGGCTTCCACGCCGACTTCTTCCTGCAGTTCGGCCCCAAGGACGACGGGCTCGCACTGCGCTCCTTGTGGAACAACTTCGAGGGCACCGTCAGCGAGCAATGGGAGCCGCAGGCGCCCTACTTCGACGCCGAGGGCAAGGGCTCCCCGCGCACCTTCCTCGCCGACTGGCGCGACGCGACAGACGCCGTCGGTGACGCCGGCTTCATCTCCCTGCCCACGGCCAACCACGACTTCTCCCGCCTGGCCTGCGGTCCGCGCACCGCCGAACAGCTGCCCGCCGCCTTCGTCTTCCAGCTCACCTGGCCCACGCTGCCGGCGATCTACTACGGCGACGAGATCGGCATGCGCTACGTGCCCGGCCTGCCCGGACACGAAGGCAGCCGGCTGGGCCCCCGCTACAACCGCGCCGGCTCCCGCACCCCCATGCAGTGGGACGACTCGCCGAACGCGGGCTTCTCCACCGCCCCGGCCGACCGCCTCTACCTCCCCGTCGACCCGGACCCGGGCCGTCCGACGGTCGCGGCCCAGCGCGCCGACGACGGCTCCCTCCTGCACCTGGTGCGCCGCCTCATCGCACTGCGCAAGGACATCCGAGAGCTGGGCGCCGTCGGCAGCACGGAGATCCTGCACGCCGACTATCCACTGGTGTACATCCGCGGCGGCCGCTACCTCGTGGTGGTCAACCCGCGCCGCGACGCCGCCGAGACTGCTGCTCCCGCGGGCGGGGCCGCCCCTCTGGAGGCCCACGGCGTCACTGTGGCCGGCGACCGGATCCGGGCCGAAGGCTTCGGATACGGCATATTCGAGCTCTGA
- a CDS encoding endonuclease/exonuclease/phosphatase family protein produces MTDNDPPWLRVMSFNLHVDWPASPRPWRERRDVVAHLLRMERPHLIGTQEGLHGPLRDLEADLGPEHYGWIGQGREGGSRGEFMAIGYDRTRLRPLEYDHFWLSGTPQEPGSNTWGGGWTRMVTWVRFHDLSGGGELFAANTHFDDASAHARERSAELLAERLNTLAPDVPRIVTGDFNTPAGDSTVHAALLTQADLVDTWEAADERGPAHGTFHDYRPPVPGGDRIDWILASRGTRVRRAMLNDFAPNGRYPSDHLPVQAILRTAR; encoded by the coding sequence ATGACGGACAACGATCCGCCCTGGCTGCGGGTCATGAGTTTCAATCTGCATGTCGACTGGCCCGCGTCGCCCCGACCCTGGCGCGAACGGCGGGACGTGGTGGCTCACCTGCTGCGGATGGAGCGGCCCCATCTGATCGGCACTCAGGAGGGGCTCCACGGACCCCTGCGGGATCTCGAAGCCGACCTGGGGCCGGAGCACTACGGCTGGATCGGCCAGGGCAGGGAGGGCGGCAGCCGCGGAGAGTTCATGGCCATCGGCTACGACCGCACACGGCTCCGACCTCTGGAGTACGACCACTTCTGGCTCTCCGGCACCCCGCAGGAGCCCGGCTCCAACACCTGGGGCGGCGGCTGGACCCGGATGGTCACATGGGTGCGCTTCCATGACCTGTCCGGCGGCGGCGAGCTCTTCGCCGCCAACACCCACTTCGACGACGCGAGCGCACACGCTCGGGAGCGCTCCGCCGAACTCCTCGCCGAGCGACTCAACACGCTCGCGCCCGACGTTCCGCGCATCGTCACCGGTGACTTCAACACTCCCGCGGGCGACAGCACCGTCCACGCGGCGCTCCTGACCCAGGCGGATCTCGTGGACACCTGGGAAGCCGCAGACGAACGCGGCCCGGCCCACGGCACCTTCCACGACTACCGGCCGCCGGTCCCCGGCGGCGACCGCATCGACTGGATCCTCGCGTCCCGGGGCACCCGCGTGCGCCGGGCGATGCTCAACGACTTCGCACCGAACGGCCGTTACCCCAGCGACCATCTGCCCGTACAGGCAATCCTGCGCACTGCACGCTGA